A window of Rhododendron vialii isolate Sample 1 chromosome 13a, ASM3025357v1 contains these coding sequences:
- the LOC131314914 gene encoding uncharacterized protein LOC131314914 encodes MEEYKKDQEQYGCTLMSDGWTIRKNRTLMNLLINSPRGTMFLKSMDAARIVKHAEMIYELLDGWVEYIGEANVVQVVMDSVAANVAAGRLLEAKRPHLFWSPCAAHCLDLMLEDIFKLPNLKTTWERAIMIHGYIYNRPSLLDMMRQFTQRKELVKPAKTRFATAFLTLQRVYEQKGNLKEDVYFREVEQ; translated from the exons ATGGAGGAGTACAAAAAAGACCAGGAACAATATGGGTGTACGCTAATGAGCGATGGGTGGACTATTAGGAAAAATAGAACATTGATGAATCTTTTGATAAATTCTCCGAGAGGGACCATGTTTCTTAAATCTATGGATGCGGCTAGAATTGTAAAGCATGCAGAAAtgatatatgaattgcttgatgGGTGGGTGGAGTATATTGGAGAAGCAAACGTGGTTCAAGTTGTTATGGATAGTGTGGCGGCAAATGTGGCGGCAG GGAGGTTGTTGGAGGCAAAACGACCTCACTTGTTTTGGTCTCCGTGTGCTGcccattgcttggacttgatgTTAGAAGACATTTTTAAGTTACCAAATTTGAAGACAACTTGGGAAAGGGCAATAATGATTCATGGTTATATTTATAATCGACCCTCTTTGTTGGATATGATGAGGCAATTTACCCAGAGGAAGGAGCTCGTTAAGCCGGCAAAAACTCGATTTGCAACCGCTTTTTTGACTTTGCAAAGAGTTTATGAACAAAAGGGAAACTTAAAGGAAGATGTTTACTTCAGAGAAGTGGAGCAATAG
- the LOC131314916 gene encoding uncharacterized protein LOC131314916 — protein MGLARNPNLRSGDYLEGMLNDIVGGKTKLKPPKSPPARLVTMLTCLQFAFAIYATFLLYYLSPAIDLRTKPDFSWATKFAQNWRNLIIPTHVVSRYQDSSNSLVQETPAVAHFTPREVCENEKIDFQQKKSDDAMMIKLKRELYDEVLQFQSKSFGTETLSELMKMKSKWDLKAPHPNIPKVTVILNHFKRKTLCSQLESLLHQTLPFHHVWVIAFGSPNELSLKRIVDSYNDSRISFISSTYDFKYYGRFQMALQTEADLVYVLDDDMIPGRKMLQILSHVAGTEKYKNSVLGSIGRILPFRQKDFTFPSYRKVRSKEAGLYLPDPAYDITVGRIVEVDFLSSSWFLSAELVRTLFIEQPLTFMTGEDLHLSYQLQKYRNAGSYVLPVDPRDKETWGDSEHRLAYVSETTVIFKDIVQVRDDQWWKAFSTGYVTQWAKLYPQKVDAVFYAHSLSEVKALAPLLEKFRSTVGKKAYIAVSGGGFCPCEDAAVALGWPKGVCRERRFKIFDLGIGAASGGVSDSEVPVIQGVYSSLKGLMRIHNPSVVVAVDDVDLSVRKALRMAAEGAGNGTTLVLLPRNSVGKALWMADLRPTALPNWNKMQISINIITQNRVHSLTRLLNSLTNAYYLGDHVPITFNMDTKVDASTIKFVNSFNWTHGPKTLRRRIIQGGLIRAVSESWYPSSDNDFGLLLEDDIEVSPFYYLWIKYALLAYHYDPQASLPELSSISLYTPRLVEVVKERPKWNATEFFKRIHPNTPYLHQLPCSWGAVFFPKQWKEFYVYMNMRFTEDAKKNPVQIPKSRTNGWQASWKKFLIDMMYLRGYVSLYPNFPNQASFSTNHMEPGAHISAKDNVVQHDKSDFEVPLLKEDFRDYLPGGKLPPASKLPSLNLFNQAVSLKGLKAAGAKLKQDVLQCEVTETVMVDHGTGLPSQCAKF, from the exons ATGGGTTTAGCCCGGAATCCGAACCTGAGAAGCGGGGACTACTTGGAAGGAATGCTCAATGACATTGTTGGTGGAAAAACCAAGTTAAAACCACCAAAGAGCCCCCCGGCCCGCCTGGTCACTATGCTCACCTGCCTCCAATTCGCCTTCGCGATTTACGCGACGTTCTTGTTGTACTACCTGAGCCCCGCCATAGATTTAAGAACAAAGCCCGATTTTTCATGGGCGACGAAATTCGCGCAGAACTGGAGAAACTTGATCATCCCCACGCACGTAGTGAGCCGGTACCAAGATTCCTCCAACTCGCTCGTTCAAGAAACCCCGGCGGTTGCCCACTTCACCCCGCGTGAAGTCTGCGAAAACGAGAAGATAGATTTCCAGCAGAAGAAGTCCGATGACGCCATGATGATCAAGCTCAAGAGGGAGCTTTACGATGAGGTGCTCCAGTTCCAGAGCAAGTCCTTCGGCACCGAGACGCTCTCTGAGCTTATGAAGATGAAATCCAAGTGGGATTTGAAAGCCCCCCATCCGAACATCCCGAAAGTCACGGTTATCCTGAACCATTTCAAGAGAAAAACCCTTTGCTCCCAGCTCGAATCGCTCCTTCACCAGACCCTCCCTTTCCACCATGTCTGGGTAATAGCGTTCGGTAGCCCGAACGAGTTGTCCCTGAAGAGGATAGTGGACAGCTACAACGACTCGAGAATCAGTTTCATTTCCTCAACCTACGATTTCAAGTACTACGGGAGGTTCCAAATGGCTCTACAAACGGAAGCCGATCTCGTGTACGTCCTCGACGATGATATGATTCCCGGTAGGAAGATGTTGCAGATTCTATCGCACGTGGCGGGGACAGAGAAGTACAAGAACTCTGTTTTGGGCAGCATTGGGAGGATTCTGCCGTTTAGACAGAAGGATTTTACGTTTCCGAGTTATCGAAAGGTTCGGTCGAAAGAGGCGGGGCTCTATCTGCCGGATCCGGCTTACGATATCACGGTCGGTAGAATCGTGGAGGTGGATTTTCTTTCTAGCTCTTGGTTCTTGTCCGCGGAGCTAGTGAGGACTCTGTTTATTGAACAGCCATTAACTTTCATGACCGGTGAAGATCTGCACCTAAG CTACCAGCTTCAGAAATACAGAAACGCCGGCTCGTACGTCCTACCAGTCGACCCAAGGGACAAGGAAACATGGGGCGACAGCGAGCACCGCCTCGCCTACGTCTCCGAGACCACCGTCATCTTCAAGGACATAGTCCAGGTCCGCGACGACCAGTGGTGGAAGGCCTTCTCCACGGGCTACGTAACCCAGTGGGCCAAGCTCTACCCTCAGAAGGTCGACGCCGTCTTCTACGCCCACTCCCTCTCCGAGGTCAAGGCCCTTGCCCCTCTCCTCGAGAAGTTCCGCTCCACCGTCGGCAAGAAGGCCTACATCGCCGTCTCCGGCGGCGGCTTCTGCCCGTGCGAGGACGCCGCCGTGGCGCTCGGCTGGCCGAAGGGGGTGTGCAGGGAGAGGAGGTTTAAGATATTCGATCTGGGTATCGGGGCGGCTTCCGGTGGGGTGTCGGATTCTGAGGTGCCGGTGATCCAGGGGGTTTACTCGAGCTTGAAAGGGTTGATGAGGATTCATAACCCGagtgtggtggtggcggtggatgATGTGGATTTGAGTGTGAGGAAGGCGTTGAGGATGGCGGCGGAGGGGGCTGGGAATGGGACGACGCTGGTGCTTTTGCCGAGGAATTCGGTGGGTAAGGCGCTTTGGATGGCAGATCTCCGGCCTACTGCTTTACCAA ATTGGAACAAGATGCAGATTTCCATAAACATCATCACCCAAAACCGCGTTCATTCCTTAACCCGCCTTCTCAATTCCCTAACCAACGCCTACTACCTCGGAGACCATGTCCCCATAACTTTCAACATGGACACCAAAGTAGACGCATCAACCATAAAATTCGTCAACTCCTTCAACTGGACCCACGGCCCCAAAACCCTGCGGAGAAGAATCATCCAGGGCGGattgatccgagccgtcagCGAGAGCTGGTACCCCTCCTCGGACAACGATTTCGGCCTCTTACTCGAGGATGACATCGAGGTCTCCCCTTTTTACTACCTCTGGATCAAGTACGCCCTCTTGGCGTACCATTACGACCCGCAAGCGTCTCTCCCCGAGCTctcctcaatctctctctacACCCCGCGCTTGGTGGAAGTGGTGAAGGAGAGGCCGAAATGGAACGCGACCGAGTTCTTTAAGAGGATTCACCCAAACACGCCGTATCTCCACCAGTTGCCGTGTAGTTGGGGGGCGGTTTTTTTCCCGAAGCAGTGGAAGGAATTCTACGTGTACATGAACATGAGGTTCACCGAGGATGCCAAGAAAAACCCGGTTCAAATCCCGAAGTCGAGAACGAATGGGTGGCAGGCTTCTTGGAAGAAATTCCTCATTGACATGATGTATTTAAGGGGGTACGTGAGCCTGTACCCGAATTTCCCGAACCAGGCGAGTTTCTCGACTAACCATATGGAACCGGGGGCGCATATCTCGGCCAAGGACAACGTGGTGCAGCATGACAAGAGTGATTTCGAGGTGCCCTTGTTGAAGGAGGATTTCAGGGATTATTTGCCAGGTGGGAAGTTGCCTCCTGCTTCGAAGCTGCCGTCGTTGAACCTTTTCAATCAGGCTGTTTCTTTGAAGGGGCTTAAGGCCGCTGGAGCCAAGTTGAAACAGGATGTGCTGCAGTGCGAAGTGACGGAGACTGTTATGGTGGATCACGGCACGGGTTTGCCTTCACAGTGCGCGAAATTCTGA